A single region of the Manihot esculenta cultivar AM560-2 chromosome 12, M.esculenta_v8, whole genome shotgun sequence genome encodes:
- the LOC110628450 gene encoding cytochrome b561 and DOMON domain-containing protein At5g47530-like, with protein MDRSLRTALFSCAMLICLCVPSAIAQTCRGHTFSSNQVFTACSDLPVLTSFLYWNYHPSNLSADIAFRKTGASTNTWVAWALNPTGQQMTGSQAILAFHNSSGVPNAYTTPITSLSPSMQPGDLSFQVSNLKAEYSNGDLIIFATLHLTSSLISTNQVWQEGTMSGTSFNPHAMDSANRASVGTINFETGATVAGTVRTSSKKNVHGVLNAVSWGVLMPMGIMIARYLKVFKVANPAWFYLHVACQSSAYIIGVAGWGTGLKLGSDSPGIKYTKHRNIGITLFCFATLQVFALLLRPKPDHKYRLYWNIYHHSIGYATIVLSIINIYEGFDILDPEKKWKKIYTGIIIFLGAVAALMEVSTWIIVLRRKKTGSSDKHVNGTNGYGA; from the exons ATGGATAGATCTTTGAGAACTGCTTTGTTTTCTTGTGCTATGCTTATCTGCTTATGTGTTCCATCAGCTATTGCTCAAACTTGCCGGGGCCATACTTTCTCTAGCAATCAAGTATTCACAGCTTGCAGCGATCTTCCTGTGTTGACTTCTTTCCTCTATTGGAATTACCATCCATCAAACCTCTCAGCTGATATTGCTTTTCGCAAGACCGGAGCATCCACCAACACTTGGGTTGCATGGGCTCTCAATCCCACCGGCCAACAGATGACTGGCTCACAGGCTATTCTGGCTTTCCATAACTCGAGTGGCGTCCCGAATGCGTATACCACCCCAATAACCAGCTTATCCCCGTCTATGCAACCGGGCGACTTGAGTTTTCAGGTCTCCAATCTTAAAGCAGAGTATTCAAATGGCGATTTGATAATCTTTGCTACTCTGCATCTTACGAGTAGCCTAATATCGACCAACCAAGTGTGGCAGGAAGGTACGATGAGTGGAACTAGTTTTAATCCTCATGCCATGGATTCAGCAAACAGAGCATCTGTAGGTACTATAAATTTTGAGACTGGAGCAACAGTTGCAGGAACCGTCCGAACTAGCAGCAAGAAAAAT gtTCATGGAGTCCTAAATGCAGTGAGCTGGGGAGTTCTGATGCCAATGGGAATAATGATAGCAAGATACTTGAAGGTATTCAAGGTAGCAAACCCAGCCTGGTTTTACTTGCATGTAGCTTGCCAATCATCTGCATATATCATTGGGGTTGCTGGATGGGGAACTGGTCTTAAACTCGGCAGTGATTCTCCTGGAATCAAGTACACCAAGCACAGAAACATTGGCATAACACTCTTCTGCTTTGCAACTCTTCAG GTATTTGCTTTGCTGTTGAGGCCAAAGCCAGATCACAAGTACAGACTGTACTGGAACATCTACCACCATTCCATTGGATATGCAACCATTGTCCTGAGCATCATAAACATCTACGAGGGTTTTGACATTTTAGATCCTGAGAAGAAATGGAAAAAGATATACACTGGGATTATCATATTTTTGGGTGCCGTTGCAGCTCTCATGGAGGTTTCAACTTGGATCATTGTCCTCAGAAGGAAGAAAACAGGCAGCTCCGACAAACATGTCAATGGGACTAATGGATATGGTGCTTAG